From the Sphingomonas mesophila genome, one window contains:
- a CDS encoding 3-hydroxybutyrate dehydrogenase gives MILTGKTALVTGSTSGIGLAIARALAGAGARVMLNGFGEDAEIAALTQELGALHDGADLADPAAIAAMMARCADELGGPDILVNNAGIQHVAPVADFPPDKWDAIIAINLSAVFHTTRLALAGMKARGWGRVINTASAHSLVASPNKSAYVAAKHGVAGFTKALALETARDGITANCISPGYVWTPLVEKQIPDTMATRGLTRDEVINDVLLAAQPTKRFVTPEEVAGLALYLCGDAAGSITGANLSMDGGWTAQ, from the coding sequence ATGATCCTCACCGGGAAAACCGCGCTCGTCACCGGCTCGACCTCGGGCATCGGCCTCGCCATCGCCCGCGCCTTGGCCGGCGCCGGAGCGCGGGTGATGCTCAACGGCTTTGGGGAGGACGCGGAGATCGCCGCGCTGACGCAGGAACTCGGCGCGCTTCACGACGGCGCCGACCTCGCCGATCCGGCCGCGATCGCGGCGATGATGGCCCGCTGCGCCGATGAGCTCGGCGGCCCCGACATCCTCGTCAACAACGCCGGCATCCAGCATGTCGCACCGGTCGCCGACTTTCCGCCGGACAAGTGGGACGCGATCATCGCGATCAATCTCAGCGCGGTGTTCCACACCACCCGCCTCGCGCTTGCCGGCATGAAGGCCAGGGGCTGGGGCCGGGTGATCAATACCGCCAGCGCGCACAGCCTCGTCGCCTCGCCCAACAAGAGTGCCTATGTCGCCGCCAAGCATGGCGTCGCCGGCTTCACCAAGGCGCTCGCGCTCGAAACCGCGCGTGACGGGATCACCGCCAATTGCATTTCACCCGGCTATGTCTGGACCCCGCTGGTCGAAAAGCAGATCCCCGACACCATGGCCACCCGCGGCCTGACCCGCGACGAGGTGATCAACGACGTGCTGCTGGCCGCCCAGCCGACCAAGCGCTTCGTCACGCCGGAGGAGGTGGCCGGGCTAGCGCTCTACCTGTGCGGCGATGCGGCAGGATCGATCACCGGCGCGAACCTCTCGATGGATGGCGGCTGGACTGCGCAATAA